A section of the Methanoregula formicica SMSP genome encodes:
- the cbiB gene encoding adenosylcobinamide-phosphate synthase CbiB, with protein MVPSAITLAAPALCAALVLDRIMGDPHSRYHPVALLGSFIAFWGKPGCYPASIQRVAGVLFWVMTVFLFCIPFILISLYAPWYLYLLFAPVLLKFCFAWRSLEEHSLAVVSALKEGMEKGRKKVSLLVSRDTAALDRDHILSAGYESMTENLNDSIIAPLFWFTILGLPGAAACRAINTMDAMLGYKDERERLGWFAARMDDIMNFIPARVTVLLLLVWFAVKGTLPKAWQVMQRDGHLRPGFNGGIIMGAMAGGTGTRFEKPGIYTIGDGDRTLDEAGADILSAVRAVTVMYAALACCTLFLWAVVINSIGI; from the coding sequence ATGGTACCGTCAGCAATAACGCTAGCGGCCCCGGCCCTCTGCGCGGCACTTGTTCTTGACCGGATCATGGGTGATCCGCATTCCCGGTATCATCCGGTCGCCCTTCTTGGATCATTTATAGCATTCTGGGGGAAGCCGGGTTGTTACCCGGCCAGTATCCAGCGTGTTGCAGGAGTCCTGTTCTGGGTGATGACAGTATTCCTGTTTTGCATTCCATTCATCCTCATTTCTCTCTATGCCCCCTGGTACCTGTATCTCCTCTTTGCTCCCGTGCTCCTGAAATTTTGCTTTGCCTGGAGATCTCTTGAGGAACACAGTCTTGCCGTAGTCTCGGCACTAAAGGAGGGCATGGAAAAGGGCCGGAAGAAAGTCAGCCTCCTGGTGTCCCGGGACACTGCTGCCCTTGACCGCGATCATATCCTCTCGGCAGGCTATGAGTCCATGACCGAAAATCTCAACGATAGTATCATCGCCCCCCTCTTCTGGTTTACCATTCTCGGCCTCCCGGGAGCCGCAGCCTGCCGGGCTATCAATACCATGGATGCCATGCTCGGGTACAAGGATGAGCGTGAACGACTCGGGTGGTTTGCTGCACGTATGGATGATATCATGAATTTCATCCCGGCACGGGTAACTGTCCTCCTCCTTTTGGTCTGGTTTGCCGTTAAAGGTACATTACCTAAGGCATGGCAGGTGATGCAGCGCGACGGCCACCTGCGCCCGGGTTTCAATGGTGGTATTATCATGGGAGCCATGGCAGGGGGGACAGGCACCCGGTTTGAAAAACCCGGTATCTATACAATCGGAGACGGTGACCGGACACTTGATGAAGCGGGCGCGGATATCCTGTCAGCGGTCCGGGCGGTGACCGTGATGTATGCAGCTCTTGCCTGCTGTACTCTGTTTTTATGGGCTGTCGTGATCAATAGTATAGGCATATGA
- a CDS encoding DUF7524 family protein yields the protein MTIPFFFLALISTTDGSDAGHEVHLNRSSINSIDVPRDKIVAEPGGLLRIRFMNHGAPIHITITASNAGAFTSFFHENLYVVDESTLAIPILMDCPPGTFDLDIISGYGVMKAQIPVSILPSQASRPTIREEYPLQPVAHGRPHPLMLMMGVALFLYCAWFYTGIKFLNIAAFITLIVGALYTWYRQQ from the coding sequence ATGACAATCCCCTTCTTTTTTTTAGCACTGATATCTACTACTGACGGGAGTGATGCCGGGCACGAGGTTCATCTGAACCGGAGCAGTATCAACTCCATTGATGTCCCTCGGGATAAGATTGTTGCAGAGCCCGGGGGTCTCCTCCGCATCCGGTTTATGAACCACGGGGCGCCAATTCATATCACGATCACAGCATCCAATGCCGGGGCATTCACCAGTTTCTTTCATGAGAACCTGTACGTTGTTGATGAATCGACTCTTGCAATACCCATCCTCATGGACTGCCCCCCGGGCACGTTCGACCTTGACATCATCTCGGGCTACGGTGTGATGAAAGCACAGATTCCGGTTAGCATCCTGCCCTCGCAGGCATCGCGCCCGACAATCCGTGAGGAATATCCCCTCCAGCCGGTTGCCCACGGCCGGCCTCATCCCCTGATGCTCATGATGGGAGTCGCGCTCTTCCTGTACTGCGCCTGGTTCTATACCGGGATAAAGTTCCTTAATATCGCGGCATTCATCACGCTCATTGTCGGGGCACTCTACACATGGTACCGTCAGCAATAA
- a CDS encoding ORC1-type DNA replication protein: MPETDDPSTGLFKKYLTNNRIFKDREVLRHSYRPQILPHRKPQIDEVASILAPSLRNETPSNILIYGKTGTGKTACVRYVGSELEKASSKMGTLCRIVHLNCEVIDTQYRVLAQIAKCLDVVDEMSSDKTRTHIPMTGWPTDQVYAELKNQLEAGGGVLVIVLDEIDKLVKKSGDDTLYNLTRINADLKSSKVSIIGISNDLSFKDFLDPRVLSSLSEEEIVFPPYNAPQLVDILAQRAEQAFVTGAIAEGVIPLCAALAAQEHGDARRALDLFRISGELADRDEESKQVTEGHVKQAQAKIETDSMIECIATLPTQSKLILYSMLILEQLGQNIFTSGEVSRIYQDIAPSIELDVLTHRRITDLISELNMLGVINTRVVSRGRYGRTKEMWFDANTGKIREVVLKDSRLNGLKDLDVSQMEAKWLKTWFR; the protein is encoded by the coding sequence ATGCCGGAAACAGATGACCCCTCAACGGGACTATTCAAAAAATATCTCACCAATAACCGCATTTTCAAGGACCGGGAAGTATTGCGGCACTCCTATCGCCCCCAGATCCTCCCGCACAGGAAACCCCAGATTGATGAGGTTGCCTCGATTCTTGCCCCATCTCTACGAAATGAGACCCCCTCCAATATTCTCATCTATGGAAAGACCGGAACTGGTAAGACCGCTTGTGTCCGGTATGTCGGCTCAGAACTGGAGAAGGCAAGCAGCAAGATGGGGACGCTTTGTAGGATTGTGCACTTGAATTGTGAAGTGATCGACACTCAGTACCGGGTCCTGGCCCAGATCGCCAAATGCCTCGATGTGGTCGATGAGATGTCAAGCGACAAAACCCGGACCCACATCCCGATGACCGGGTGGCCGACCGATCAGGTATACGCAGAACTGAAGAACCAGCTTGAGGCTGGTGGTGGGGTTCTTGTCATCGTCCTGGACGAGATCGATAAACTCGTGAAGAAGAGTGGCGATGACACGCTCTACAATCTCACACGGATCAATGCCGACCTTAAAAGTTCCAAGGTATCTATCATCGGGATCTCCAACGACCTGAGCTTCAAGGACTTCCTGGATCCCCGCGTTCTTTCATCCCTCTCTGAAGAAGAGATTGTATTCCCTCCCTACAACGCACCTCAGCTGGTCGATATCCTTGCCCAGCGTGCCGAACAGGCATTTGTCACCGGAGCAATAGCAGAAGGCGTCATTCCGCTCTGTGCAGCGCTCGCCGCCCAGGAGCATGGCGATGCACGGCGGGCACTCGACCTTTTCCGGATCTCCGGGGAACTCGCCGACCGGGATGAGGAGTCCAAGCAGGTGACGGAAGGGCACGTCAAGCAGGCGCAGGCCAAGATCGAGACGGACAGCATGATCGAATGTATCGCCACACTCCCAACGCAAAGCAAGCTGATTCTCTATTCGATGCTTATCCTGGAACAGCTGGGACAGAATATCTTTACGAGCGGGGAAGTCTCACGTATATACCAGGACATCGCCCCGTCCATCGAGCTCGATGTGCTCACCCACCGGAGGATTACCGACCTGATCTCTGAGCTGAACATGCTCGGCGTTATCAACACCCGGGTCGTGAGCCGCGGGCGGTACGGCAGGACTAAGGAGATGTGGTTCGATGCCAACACGGGCAAAATCCGCGAAGTCGTCCTAAAGGACTCGCGCCTCAATGGACTAAAAGATCTCGATGTCTCCCAGATGGAAGCCAAGTGGCTCAAGACTTGGTTCAGGTGA
- the pdxT gene encoding pyridoxal 5'-phosphate synthase glutaminase subunit PdxT — MDAKIGVLALQGNVSEHIDAFLSALERMGHGLSSEVFEVRSPADLAECNALALPGGESTTISRLIDKNGLYEPLRAFPGGIFATCAGMVLMACHVEDPRIHPLGLIDMAVDRNAFGRQRESFEADLAIDGLKGGPFHAVFIRAPVVKSAGNAVHILAEIPQGIVAVEQGRHLALSFHPELGEDTRLHERFLQRQGIAILVS; from the coding sequence GTGGACGCTAAGATTGGCGTTCTCGCGCTCCAGGGGAACGTGAGCGAGCATATCGACGCATTCCTCTCAGCGCTCGAACGGATGGGCCACGGCCTCTCTTCTGAAGTGTTCGAAGTGAGGAGCCCGGCCGATCTTGCGGAATGCAACGCCCTTGCCCTGCCGGGCGGAGAATCGACAACCATCTCCCGCCTGATCGACAAGAACGGGCTGTATGAGCCTCTGCGGGCGTTTCCGGGGGGGATCTTTGCAACCTGTGCCGGGATGGTGCTGATGGCCTGCCATGTGGAAGACCCCCGGATCCATCCTCTGGGGCTCATAGATATGGCTGTTGATCGGAACGCGTTTGGCAGGCAGCGAGAATCTTTTGAAGCAGACCTCGCGATAGACGGGCTTAAGGGAGGACCGTTCCATGCCGTTTTCATCCGCGCCCCCGTGGTCAAATCGGCAGGAAACGCTGTTCATATCCTTGCCGAGATCCCGCAGGGTATTGTTGCCGTTGAACAGGGGAGACACCTGGCGCTTTCCTTCCATCCCGAGCTCGGGGAGGATACCCGCCTTCATGAACGGTTCCTGCAGCGGCAGGGGATTGCGATTCTGGTCTCGTGA
- a CDS encoding adenylosuccinate synthetase has product MSCTIIVGGFFGDEGKGKVVAHIAHKDRPTIISRGGVGPNAGHTVQVGTKEYGVRMVPSGFVYKDAKLCIGSGVLVDPRVLKHEVETLGVRGRVFVDKRCGIITEDHIARDKGSAHLAKKIGSTGSGCGPANSDRVMRTSPQAKDVPELAEYLLDVPKAIDDALKQKQNVLLEGTQGFGISLYYGTYPFVTSKDTSASQIAADNGVGPTRIDDVVVVFKAYPTRVGEGPFSTEMPAEKSDAMGIQEFGTVTHRKRRIGGWDGDMARYSAMINGCTQAAITGIDRVDKDCFGITEYTKLTKKAKDFIKQAEEDIGCPVALISTGPEITQIIDIRDELK; this is encoded by the coding sequence ATGAGTTGTACAATCATCGTTGGTGGATTTTTCGGGGATGAGGGGAAGGGCAAGGTTGTTGCCCATATTGCCCATAAGGACAGACCCACAATCATCTCCCGTGGTGGTGTGGGCCCGAATGCCGGGCACACTGTCCAGGTTGGAACCAAGGAATACGGAGTCCGTATGGTTCCGTCCGGTTTTGTCTATAAAGATGCGAAGCTGTGCATCGGCAGCGGGGTCCTTGTCGACCCCCGGGTCCTGAAACACGAAGTCGAGACACTGGGTGTCAGGGGCCGCGTCTTTGTCGATAAGCGTTGCGGCATCATAACAGAAGACCATATTGCCCGGGACAAGGGGAGTGCTCATTTGGCGAAGAAGATTGGCAGCACTGGATCCGGCTGCGGGCCGGCAAACTCCGACCGGGTCATGCGCACCTCCCCGCAGGCAAAGGATGTTCCAGAACTTGCCGAATACCTGCTTGATGTGCCAAAAGCAATCGACGATGCCCTGAAACAGAAGCAGAACGTGCTTCTCGAAGGCACACAGGGATTTGGAATCTCCCTGTATTATGGGACATACCCCTTCGTGACCAGCAAGGATACTTCAGCATCCCAGATTGCCGCAGACAACGGTGTCGGGCCGACAAGGATCGATGATGTTGTCGTTGTCTTTAAGGCATATCCCACTCGTGTCGGGGAAGGGCCGTTCTCCACCGAGATGCCGGCCGAGAAGTCCGATGCCATGGGAATCCAGGAGTTCGGCACCGTAACCCACCGCAAGCGCCGTATCGGTGGCTGGGATGGCGATATGGCCCGGTACTCGGCCATGATCAACGGGTGTACTCAGGCAGCCATTACCGGGATCGACCGGGTAGACAAGGACTGTTTCGGGATTACTGAATACACGAAGTTGACCAAAAAGGCCAAAGACTTCATCAAGCAGGCCGAGGAAGACATTGGTTGCCCCGTTGCCCTGATCTCCACCGGACCGGAGATTACCCAGATCATTGATATCCGGGATGAACTGAAATGA
- a CDS encoding aminotransferase class I/II-fold pyridoxal phosphate-dependent enzyme: MRNFVSQRTQEIPPSGIRKFFDLVLTMDDVVSLGVGEPDFNTPWNICESSIYSIEQGGTSYTSNRGLQALRDTLSQYLDRHYGVSYDSNNEMVITTGVSEALDIAIRAITDPGDEIIISQPSYVSYAPCVTLAGGTPVPLRCMEKDHFKINPDTLAELITPKTKALVINFPNNPTGGVMTKSDLIAVADIIADHDLLLISDEVYAELTYEGSHCVAATVGDLWERTITLNGFSKAYAMTGWRIGYLCAPKELCDAALKIHQYVMLCAPVMGQVGALEALRSAEEDKNSMVNEYRLRRNLFVAGLNRIGLPCHVPEGAFYAFPSVEKTGLSDTEFAERLLMEQKVAVVPGSVFGPGGEGHLRCAYAVSRKDLGVAIERMDRFLQSLK; this comes from the coding sequence ATGCGGAATTTTGTCTCACAGCGCACGCAGGAGATCCCCCCATCGGGGATAAGGAAGTTCTTCGACCTTGTTCTGACCATGGATGATGTGGTCTCCCTCGGGGTAGGAGAACCGGATTTCAACACCCCTTGGAACATCTGCGAATCGAGTATCTACTCAATTGAACAAGGAGGGACGTCATATACCTCGAACCGCGGGCTCCAGGCCCTTCGGGACACCCTCTCGCAGTATCTAGACCGGCACTATGGCGTGAGCTATGACAGCAATAACGAGATGGTCATCACGACCGGGGTATCAGAAGCGCTCGATATTGCTATCCGGGCGATTACCGATCCGGGTGATGAGATCATCATCTCGCAGCCCAGCTATGTCTCGTATGCACCTTGCGTCACCCTTGCGGGAGGGACACCGGTCCCGCTCCGTTGTATGGAGAAGGATCACTTCAAGATCAACCCGGACACCCTTGCTGAGCTGATAACCCCGAAAACGAAAGCGCTGGTCATAAACTTCCCGAACAACCCGACCGGGGGGGTTATGACGAAGAGCGACCTCATCGCTGTCGCGGACATTATCGCCGACCACGATCTCCTCCTCATCAGCGATGAGGTCTATGCAGAGCTGACCTATGAGGGGAGCCACTGCGTTGCGGCAACGGTTGGCGATCTCTGGGAACGGACGATCACCTTAAACGGATTTTCCAAGGCATATGCCATGACCGGATGGCGGATCGGGTATCTCTGCGCGCCAAAAGAACTCTGCGATGCGGCACTGAAGATCCACCAGTATGTGATGCTCTGCGCACCCGTTATGGGGCAGGTGGGGGCTCTCGAAGCACTCCGGTCGGCTGAGGAGGACAAGAACAGCATGGTAAACGAGTACCGTCTCCGCCGCAACCTGTTCGTGGCCGGACTCAACCGCATCGGCCTTCCCTGCCACGTGCCGGAAGGAGCGTTCTATGCATTCCCGTCTGTTGAGAAAACAGGACTATCTGACACGGAATTTGCCGAGCGCCTCTTAATGGAACAAAAGGTTGCTGTTGTCCCCGGTAGTGTTTTTGGCCCCGGTGGCGAGGGACACCTGCGGTGCGCCTATGCCGTTTCGAGGAAGGACCTTGGTGTGGCGATTGAGCGTATGGACCGGTTCCTCCAGAGTCTGAAATAA
- the pdxS gene encoding pyridoxal 5'-phosphate synthase lyase subunit PdxS, producing the protein MKLEELRFGTELLKRGFASMQKGGVIMDVVNADQAKIAEEAGAVAVMSLERVPSDIRKAGGVARMADPEKVMEIIDAVSIPVMGKVRIGHFVEAQVLEVLGVDMIDESEVLTPADEQYHIDKKQFTVPFVCGARDLGEALRRINEGAAMIRTKGEAGTGNVVEAVRHMRTIMGEIRMLRGLDKQEMADYAREIEAPAELVFECAERGRLPVVNFSAGGIATPSDAALMMQLGADGVFVGSGIFKSSNPKLMAKAIVEAVNHFDDAEVLAKVSKGLGDAMPGLDVHKLSDAEVLQTRGR; encoded by the coding sequence ATGAAATTAGAAGAGCTGAGGTTTGGCACCGAGCTCCTCAAGCGCGGCTTTGCATCCATGCAGAAAGGGGGCGTGATCATGGATGTCGTCAATGCCGATCAGGCGAAGATAGCCGAAGAGGCAGGCGCAGTTGCGGTCATGTCGCTTGAGCGGGTGCCATCCGATATCAGGAAGGCGGGAGGCGTTGCCCGCATGGCAGATCCCGAGAAGGTCATGGAGATCATCGATGCGGTTTCCATTCCGGTCATGGGCAAGGTCCGCATCGGCCACTTTGTCGAAGCGCAGGTCCTGGAAGTCCTTGGGGTCGACATGATCGATGAGAGCGAGGTCCTGACCCCCGCAGACGAACAATACCATATCGACAAGAAGCAGTTCACGGTCCCCTTCGTCTGCGGCGCCCGCGATCTCGGTGAGGCGCTCCGGAGGATCAATGAGGGTGCGGCCATGATCCGGACCAAGGGAGAGGCCGGTACCGGCAATGTCGTGGAAGCAGTCCGCCATATGAGGACAATCATGGGAGAGATCCGGATGCTCCGCGGACTGGACAAGCAGGAGATGGCCGATTATGCCCGCGAGATTGAAGCTCCCGCGGAACTGGTCTTTGAATGCGCCGAGCGCGGCAGGCTCCCGGTCGTGAACTTCTCCGCAGGCGGTATCGCCACCCCCTCAGACGCGGCGCTCATGATGCAGCTGGGTGCGGACGGTGTCTTTGTTGGGTCCGGCATCTTCAAATCCTCGAACCCGAAGCTGATGGCCAAAGCCATTGTCGAGGCGGTCAACCATTTCGACGATGCAGAAGTGCTCGCAAAGGTCAGCAAAGGCCTTGGCGACGCCATGCCTGGCCTTGATGTCCACAAGCTCTCGGACGCCGAGGTGCTGCAGACCCGTGGACGCTAA
- a CDS encoding DNA alkylation repair protein — protein MDPVITRIRDDLENIADPAIKETSKRFFKEEIRCYGTKTAAVIALAKKYWKDVKSRPKPEIFSLCEELYRSGYMEESFIVSEWAHALSGQYERSDLIVFRHWIDTYITNWASCDGFCNHTLGEFVEQFPDSVTELKRWTQSDNRWMRRAAAVSLIIPAKHGNFLQESMEIADLLLTDSDDMVQKGYGWLLKEASRKHTGEIFAYVIKNKQRMPRTALRYAIELMPQEMHSEAMKKDWKR, from the coding sequence ATGGACCCGGTCATCACCCGGATACGGGACGATCTTGAGAATATTGCCGACCCTGCAATAAAGGAGACATCAAAGCGGTTCTTCAAAGAGGAGATCCGCTGTTATGGTACGAAAACGGCTGCGGTGATCGCACTGGCAAAGAAATACTGGAAAGATGTAAAGAGCCGGCCAAAACCGGAGATCTTCTCCCTGTGCGAGGAACTCTACCGCTCAGGGTATATGGAAGAGTCCTTCATCGTCTCCGAATGGGCGCACGCCCTCTCAGGGCAGTACGAACGGAGCGACCTGATTGTTTTCCGGCACTGGATCGATACATACATCACCAACTGGGCGTCTTGTGACGGTTTCTGCAATCATACGCTGGGAGAGTTCGTTGAGCAATTCCCGGACTCTGTTACTGAACTGAAACGCTGGACACAGTCCGATAACCGGTGGATGCGCCGTGCAGCGGCAGTATCCCTCATCATCCCGGCAAAGCATGGAAATTTTCTCCAAGAGTCCATGGAAATTGCCGATCTGCTGCTGACCGATTCAGATGACATGGTGCAGAAGGGGTATGGGTGGCTCCTGAAAGAGGCGAGCCGGAAGCATACCGGGGAAATCTTTGCCTATGTCATAAAGAACAAGCAACGGATGCCCCGGACTGCACTCCGGTATGCCATCGAGCTCATGCCGCAGGAGATGCACTCGGAGGCCATGAAAAAGGACTGGAAGAGATAA
- a CDS encoding adenosylcobalamin-dependent ribonucleoside-diphosphate reductase — translation MSSQPVVDSILSARYLRKGEKDFSDICRRTAAALAENNEEEARFFEAMTSLRFLPNSPTLMNAGTELGQLSACFTLPVPDSIDGIFDAMKQGAIIHKTGGGTGYNFSRLRPEGSPVQSTEGVASGPVSFMRVFNAATEVIKQGGRRRGANMGILNVWHPDILPFITAKTKEGEFANFNISVMVNDRFMDLVSKKQFDTVWLTHPRTGDTVTVGRIWTAIVEGIWKNGEPGILFFDEINRRNPTPQLGEIDTTNPCGEQPLFPYESCVLGSINLAACMRGGVLDERLLEETARMGTRFLDLVIDKNTFPIPQIAEATKRTRKIGLGLMGVHDALLMAGLAYDSPEGRAWCERVMQLVTSAAVKESRELAAKRGPFPSWEGSTWKEFPVRNAAMTTVAPTGTISLLAGCSSGIEPIFSFAYTRKNTVGKTFVIVNPVFRERLLKTLSTMGFGNEELEKKTEEVITHVHEKGTVQDLLWLLTDFRSLCKTALDIGWKDHILMQAALQKHVHASISKTINMPASATRDDCAEALLMAWTLKLKGITIYRTGSREDVVLSLKENVTAPAAPAALPAGRNVPEKIPALSIDRPKELSGRTYLCQSGCCRLYVTVNLMDGKPMEVFIRTVGSGGCEANSSALGRAISTGLQNGVPYNKFVKQFAKVNCVVAIKNPSSEGHSCADVVGRCIELSAKNQSITTLKDWDIREVGKTNPCPDCGEPLDFGEGCNKGICKHCGWTGCS, via the coding sequence ATGAGTTCACAACCGGTTGTCGACAGTATCCTTTCCGCCCGGTACCTCCGGAAAGGCGAGAAGGATTTTTCTGATATCTGCCGCCGCACAGCAGCGGCCCTTGCTGAAAATAACGAGGAAGAAGCCCGGTTCTTTGAGGCCATGACTTCACTCCGTTTCCTTCCCAATTCCCCCACGCTGATGAATGCAGGAACCGAGCTCGGCCAGCTCTCTGCCTGCTTCACGCTGCCGGTCCCCGACTCCATTGATGGTATTTTTGACGCCATGAAGCAGGGGGCCATCATCCACAAGACCGGCGGCGGGACCGGGTATAACTTCTCCCGTCTCCGCCCCGAAGGTTCCCCCGTCCAGTCAACCGAGGGGGTGGCCTCAGGCCCTGTCTCGTTCATGCGGGTCTTCAACGCAGCAACGGAAGTCATCAAGCAGGGCGGCCGCAGGCGCGGGGCAAACATGGGGATCCTGAATGTCTGGCACCCGGACATTCTTCCTTTCATTACGGCAAAGACAAAAGAGGGTGAGTTTGCCAATTTCAACATCTCCGTGATGGTCAATGACCGGTTCATGGATCTTGTCTCCAAAAAGCAGTTCGATACCGTCTGGCTTACCCATCCCAGAACGGGAGACACGGTAACGGTAGGCCGGATCTGGACAGCCATTGTCGAGGGGATCTGGAAGAATGGCGAACCGGGGATCCTGTTCTTTGATGAGATCAACCGGAGGAATCCGACACCGCAGCTGGGAGAGATCGATACCACAAATCCCTGCGGGGAACAGCCGCTTTTCCCCTACGAGAGCTGTGTCCTCGGGAGCATTAACCTCGCTGCCTGCATGCGGGGTGGTGTGCTTGATGAGCGATTACTTGAGGAGACCGCCCGCATGGGTACGCGCTTCCTTGATCTGGTCATAGATAAGAACACCTTTCCCATCCCGCAGATTGCGGAAGCAACGAAGCGGACACGGAAGATCGGCCTTGGCCTGATGGGAGTTCACGACGCCCTGCTCATGGCCGGCCTGGCATATGACTCTCCTGAGGGGCGGGCATGGTGCGAGCGGGTTATGCAGCTCGTGACCAGTGCCGCTGTTAAAGAATCACGGGAGCTTGCTGCAAAACGCGGACCCTTCCCCTCATGGGAGGGGAGCACCTGGAAGGAATTCCCGGTCAGGAACGCAGCGATGACAACCGTCGCGCCGACCGGTACCATCTCGCTGCTTGCCGGGTGTTCGAGCGGGATCGAACCCATCTTCTCGTTTGCCTACACGCGGAAAAATACTGTTGGCAAGACGTTTGTCATAGTCAACCCGGTCTTCCGGGAGCGCCTTTTAAAGACCCTCTCCACCATGGGCTTTGGTAACGAGGAATTGGAAAAGAAAACAGAGGAAGTCATCACGCATGTGCACGAGAAAGGGACCGTCCAGGACCTTCTCTGGCTCCTGACGGATTTCCGGAGCCTGTGCAAAACAGCCCTGGATATCGGCTGGAAAGACCATATCCTGATGCAGGCAGCACTCCAGAAACACGTACATGCCTCCATCAGCAAGACCATCAACATGCCGGCATCAGCAACGCGGGATGACTGTGCCGAGGCGCTCCTGATGGCCTGGACACTGAAACTCAAGGGTATCACCATCTACCGGACCGGGAGCCGAGAGGATGTAGTTCTTTCCCTGAAAGAGAACGTTACTGCACCAGCCGCACCTGCAGCCCTTCCTGCAGGGAGGAATGTACCAGAAAAGATCCCTGCGCTCTCCATTGACAGGCCAAAAGAGCTATCAGGACGGACCTACCTTTGCCAGTCCGGCTGCTGCCGTCTTTACGTCACCGTCAACCTCATGGATGGAAAACCGATGGAGGTCTTTATCAGGACGGTCGGGAGCGGGGGCTGCGAGGCCAACAGTAGCGCCCTTGGCCGCGCTATCAGCACCGGCCTCCAGAACGGGGTTCCGTACAACAAGTTCGTCAAGCAGTTTGCCAAGGTCAACTGCGTTGTGGCCATCAAGAATCCGTCATCGGAAGGCCATTCGTGTGCGGATGTTGTCGGGCGCTGCATCGAGCTCTCGGCAAAGAACCAGAGCATCACGACCTTAAAGGACTGGGATATCCGTGAGGTGGGAAAGACGAATCCCTGCCCGGACTGCGGCGAGCCACTGGACTTCGGTGAGGGCTGCAATAAGGGGATCTGCAAGCACTGCGGCTGGACCGGGTGCAGCTGA
- a CDS encoding HEAT repeat domain-containing protein, whose protein sequence is MEQALLDLKDRVRPERWKSVVTLGTSGEPALEYLHHALRDEDKWVRFFAVDALGKIGSKSSVDYLTRTLMDEDQDIRWVTASALGKIGGPRAAHALQQAYNSDNAFVKIFIAEALEKITAEEITAPGIAVSQ, encoded by the coding sequence ATGGAACAGGCACTACTGGATTTAAAGGACCGGGTGCGCCCTGAGCGGTGGAAATCCGTCGTTACCCTGGGAACATCCGGAGAACCGGCACTTGAATACCTGCATCATGCCTTACGTGACGAGGACAAATGGGTGCGGTTCTTTGCCGTTGACGCTCTGGGGAAGATCGGGAGTAAAAGCTCTGTCGATTATCTCACCCGGACACTGATGGACGAGGACCAGGATATACGCTGGGTCACAGCATCAGCACTGGGAAAAATTGGAGGTCCACGAGCAGCGCATGCCCTGCAGCAGGCCTACAACAGCGACAATGCGTTCGTCAAGATATTCATCGCGGAAGCGCTCGAAAAAATTACCGCGGAAGAGATCACGGCTCCGGGGATAGCTGTATCACAGTGA
- a CDS encoding Lrp/AsnC family transcriptional regulator — protein MTDEKDLELLRILEENSRLSTEELATMTSLAAAEVARRIGALEAAQVIKRYSTVVNWEKAGNGEVSAIIELKVSPERDFGYDRIAERLSRFRQVRSLRLITGTYDLQLIVSGKDMQEVSRFVSEHVAPMDRIRETATHIIMKSYKENGNAFFEQPETERLPYSP, from the coding sequence ATGACGGATGAAAAGGATCTCGAGCTCCTCCGCATCCTGGAGGAGAACAGCCGGCTGTCGACAGAAGAATTAGCGACCATGACCAGCCTCGCCGCAGCCGAGGTTGCACGCCGTATCGGGGCCCTTGAAGCCGCCCAGGTCATCAAACGCTACTCAACGGTAGTCAACTGGGAAAAAGCCGGAAACGGCGAGGTCTCGGCCATCATCGAGCTGAAAGTGAGCCCCGAGCGTGATTTCGGGTACGATCGTATAGCCGAACGCCTCTCGCGGTTCCGGCAGGTCAGGAGCCTACGCCTTATCACGGGTACGTACGACCTCCAGCTCATTGTAAGCGGTAAAGATATGCAGGAAGTCTCACGGTTTGTCTCCGAGCATGTCGCACCCATGGACCGGATAAGGGAGACAGCAACACACATCATCATGAAGTCGTACAAGGAGAATGGCAATGCGTTCTTTGAACAGCCAGAAACGGAACGACTTCCTTACAGCCCGTGA
- a CDS encoding methytransferase partner Trm112: protein MRRSLMDILCCPVCKGDLSLHIDAEDAKEVLEGTLHCAACRVDYPIHEGIPNLLPQQGS, encoded by the coding sequence ATGAGACGCTCTTTAATGGATATCCTCTGCTGCCCGGTCTGCAAGGGGGATCTATCTCTTCACATTGATGCAGAAGATGCAAAAGAAGTTCTCGAAGGGACCCTGCACTGCGCTGCCTGCAGGGTGGATTATCCAATCCACGAGGGCATCCCCAACCTCCTGCCTCAGCAGGGTTCGTGA